The window tttatacgtCTTCTAAATATTACGCTgattaaaaccacaaaaaaagcCATTGACTaagtttataaaaactaatctCCAATTGTAAATGAAATGGAGCCGCTACAAACTATAAATCAAGAAACACTTAACATGCATGAAGACGAATTAAAGGCACAGGAAAAATTGAATCAAAGACGTGAAGCACGTAGaaggaaaattttagaaaatgctAAAAATCGTCTAGAGAGGTTAAATGGACGTACCGCCACTACCACCAACACCGACACCTTCAGCAACATTAACACTACAACTATTAACACAAATACAGCTGATTCAAATGTAGAATACCACAGGCATGAACACATAAATGGTAAGCTTTATAGTGGCATGATATCATAATTAATGTAACCAGGGGACGGGTTGAAAtgtgaaaaattaagaaaaataattgtttttcttaataacaTGACCACTTAAGTTAAATATATTTCtcatatttctttctttatttaccTTACAGGACCAAATCTCTTAGATAGTGTTGAATTTTCCGATCCAGAAGTTGAGCCCGACATTATTCCTCAGCAATTGCTACAAAATGATCCGTCTATGCTTATCGGTGATCTATTTAGCTCATTAAATGCCGAAACAACATCAGGCCCCTCTCAGCAAAAACGTCATATTTTACTCAGGGCTCGTATCCACTTAATCGTTTCTGCTCTTATCGCTTgcattttaacatttgttttgcGCGATTCCTCAAGTGTAACCACCACAACATTAGCCAATTTTAGCATTTTCATACCCGCCGGTCTATGTGTTGTAATTGATTTGCTATTCTTTAGGGAACAGCAACCATTAAATCCACTTATAAATTTGGCCATTACAATGTTGAATATAAGACTACCATCACAgacgaaaaatattttacatttattttctattatacaAAGTCTCATTGTTGATCTTggagtttttgtatttagtttttgtatattttcttgcAGTTTAGTTTGTTTGAATagtaattttattgatttaattgtaattaaatagaATATATTAAACGCAAAAGAAATATggtgtatttatatgtatgaaattcatattaatttttttccaaaaaaaattataaaaaacaaaacaaataactatataaataaataaattatatttataaatatgatgCACGGGTAAttatgtttttctattaaatttttcaaaagaatgGGTAAAAGCGCGAAAactttgttattgaaaatttattttaagatcgagtttttgagttggcaatcaaataccaaataataatcagattagttactctaaaaataaattggttCTGATTatggttctatagttgaaacgaaaagtcgacttttcgactttttgcattttatgaaaagtcgacttttcgacttttgcttttagttaaaagtcgatttttcgactttttccatttaattaaaagtcgatttttcgacttttaatattttataaatagtcgacttttcgactttataaAGTTGAGAGtggcgtaaatttataatgttgccatttaacattatattattatttattattattaatgaaaaaatgttatttacctatatcttttctatttgttgcaattttttgtgttttttcgacttctttctattttcgactttttccgacttttcgactattttcgactttttccgattttttttcgacttttttcgactttctccgacttttttcgacttttcgacttttttcgactctttccgatttgtcgacttttcgacttttttcatagacgatagtcaagttatcgacttttttcatagacgatagtcaagttatcgacttttttggaacaaaatagtcgacttcgacttttttcgacaaaaagtcgattgttcgatttatagaaccctggTTCTGATGTTAATTACCTTTCATGTTTTTgtagtacaagattaaactttgcagtgttgccatacaaaacaacggaaaaacaagtatgaatgtatagtcgggcgtagccgaccatataataccctacaccagtcagtatgtatgttaaaaatgaggattattttaaaaaaataaagcatttggtttgtttttttaactttatttcggaatatttgtacttttttttggcaaaaaaaagatattttttacaagggggctcaaaggggagtagggcaaaatatgaacctatccttaaaaatgttggtagggggagttaagtcttcttctatgtagaatttaaaagtgttattagtgtttgtaagtgaattttcacctttaagtcattttctgaaggggagtttgtatgggggatagggtcaaataaattccgatcattacaaaaatcggtagtggcatttaaagttctatgaaactaagttttgtcgacttttgttaacataatagattatttaaattaattatcagccaaaaggccctatttggggggtacggttgtatggggactagtcgaaataatgcaccgattttaaccattttcaataggcttcgtccttgggccaaaaaaagcgtgtttgccaaatttcatccaattatcttgaaaattgcggcttgtaccttgcgcacaaggtttacatgcacAGCtagtcagacggacggacatgcttaataaaaccaaatacatctacacacgcacataTGCATCTTTTTccaacccagcagttcgacaaagagtcaatgcatatgaaaaagacagtaatttccacta of the Lucilia cuprina isolate Lc7/37 chromosome 2, ASM2204524v1, whole genome shotgun sequence genome contains:
- the LOC111676797 gene encoding uncharacterized protein LOC111676797, encoding MEPLQTINQETLNMHEDELKAQEKLNQRREARRRKILENAKNRLERLNGRTATTTNTDTFSNINTTTINTNTADSNVEYHRHEHINGPNLLDSVEFSDPEVEPDIIPQQLLQNDPSMLIGDLFSSLNAETTSGPSQQKRHILLRARIHLIVSALIACILTFVLRDSSSVTTTTLANFSIFIPAGLCVVIDLLFFREQQPLNPLINLAITMLNIRLPSQTKNILHLFSIIQSLIVDLGVFVFSFCIFSCSLVCLNSNFIDLIVIK